The uncultured Desulfobulbus sp. genome window below encodes:
- the cobA gene encoding uroporphyrinogen-III C-methyltransferase, translating to MTTTQSSSPTPFGKVYLVGAGPGDPGLITLRGKYLLEHAEVVVYDYLANPKLLGYVPKDAKLIYAGKKGGGLHAFTQQGINQLLIDHAKEGNMVVRLKGGDPFIFGRGAEEIEQLVKEGIDFEVVPGVTSATAAATYAGIPITHREYTASVAFVTGHEDPSKGVSNISWEKLATGVGTLVIYMGIKTLPNITKKLMQFGRSPETPVAVVRWASTPQQFSVEGTLETICDVVQKADIKPPALVIVGEVVKLRKTIDWFERRPLFGQRIVVTRTREQASDLVVKLEENGAECLEYSTIHIEPVEDYTILDRALEEIDSYSWILLTSLNAVTYFFKRLYDKGFDSRKLATTKIAVVGRATGEELLKYGVRADLIPEKFTGKGLAEALLQTEVKGNRILLPRALKATEILPEALSDAGATVTIAPTYQNIPPQGRREELRDQLEAGEVDMITFTSSSTVTNFLSMLGAADEQERKRLLSNVRIAAIGPITAETVCDNGLRVDIQPERYTIDDMVQAIVSYAKENPSQRTQG from the coding sequence GTGACAACGACTCAATCCTCATCCCCTACCCCGTTCGGCAAGGTCTACCTTGTCGGTGCTGGTCCCGGCGACCCCGGTCTGATTACCCTTCGTGGCAAGTACCTGCTTGAACACGCCGAAGTGGTCGTCTACGACTATCTGGCCAACCCCAAGCTGTTGGGGTATGTGCCCAAAGACGCCAAGCTCATCTATGCCGGTAAAAAAGGAGGTGGACTCCACGCCTTTACCCAGCAGGGAATCAACCAGCTGTTGATTGATCATGCCAAAGAGGGCAACATGGTCGTGCGCCTCAAGGGTGGTGACCCCTTTATCTTTGGCCGTGGTGCTGAAGAGATCGAACAGCTGGTCAAGGAAGGGATCGATTTTGAGGTGGTCCCGGGTGTGACCTCGGCCACTGCCGCTGCCACCTATGCGGGGATCCCCATTACCCATCGGGAATACACAGCCTCGGTCGCCTTTGTCACCGGTCATGAAGACCCGAGCAAGGGGGTATCCAATATCTCCTGGGAAAAACTGGCCACCGGTGTGGGTACCCTTGTCATTTACATGGGTATCAAGACCCTGCCTAATATCACCAAAAAACTCATGCAGTTTGGCCGCTCCCCCGAGACTCCGGTCGCGGTTGTGCGTTGGGCTTCCACCCCACAGCAGTTCTCGGTGGAAGGCACCTTGGAAACCATCTGCGACGTGGTTCAGAAGGCCGACATCAAACCACCGGCTCTGGTAATTGTGGGTGAGGTGGTCAAGCTACGCAAAACCATTGACTGGTTTGAGCGACGCCCCCTCTTTGGTCAACGAATTGTAGTCACCCGTACCCGTGAGCAGGCCAGTGATCTAGTTGTCAAACTCGAAGAAAACGGCGCCGAGTGTCTTGAGTATTCCACCATTCACATTGAACCGGTGGAAGACTACACCATCCTTGACCGGGCCCTGGAGGAGATTGACAGCTACTCCTGGATTCTCTTGACCAGCCTCAATGCAGTTACCTACTTTTTTAAACGGCTGTATGATAAGGGATTTGATAGCCGTAAACTGGCGACCACCAAGATCGCCGTGGTTGGTCGGGCAACGGGTGAAGAGCTGCTGAAATATGGCGTTCGTGCGGACCTTATTCCTGAAAAATTTACAGGCAAAGGGTTGGCTGAAGCACTGTTGCAGACCGAAGTAAAGGGCAACCGCATTCTCCTGCCACGGGCACTCAAAGCAACGGAAATCCTGCCGGAAGCACTCAGTGATGCCGGGGCCACGGTCACCATTGCCCCCACCTATCAGAACATTCCGCCGCAGGGGAGACGTGAAGAGCTGCGCGATCAGCTGGAAGCTGGGGAAGTTGACATGATCACCTTTACCTCGTCCTCTACTGTGACGAACTTTCTTTCCATGCTGGGAGCAGCTGACGAGCAGGAGCGCAAGCGTTTGCTGAGTAATGTGCGCATCGCTGCGATTGGCCCGATCACGGCAGAGACGGTTTGTGATAACGGGTTGCGTGTGGACATACAACCTGAACGCTATACTATCGATGACATGGTGCAGGCCATTGTTAGCTACGCAAAAGAAAATCCTTCGCAACGGACACAGGGCTGA
- the hemC gene encoding hydroxymethylbilane synthase, translated as MRTTLRIGTRASLLAVTQSTWVKNQIEQAHPQTQVELVKITTKGDKILDVPLAKVGGKGLFVKEIEDALLAGEVDLAVHSMKDVPTELPEGLHIGIIPVRETPFDAFISNKYESIAVLPQGATMGTSSLRRKSQLAALRPDLNIVDLRGNIDTRLRKLDEGLYDAIILAGAGLNRLGMTERITTLLPASEMLPAISQGALGIELRQDDSELFAGLQFLHHQPTAVTVAAERAFLLTLEGGCQVPIGAFATLNEESVSLTGLIAEVNGSRILTDTLTGTAADAAILGKTLAQQLLDQGGKAILDEVYQNNA; from the coding sequence ATGAGAACGACCTTACGCATAGGAACACGCGCCAGCTTACTTGCCGTCACCCAATCGACCTGGGTCAAAAATCAGATCGAGCAGGCACACCCGCAAACCCAGGTCGAGCTGGTCAAGATCACCACCAAAGGCGATAAAATTCTGGATGTCCCGCTGGCCAAGGTCGGCGGCAAAGGGCTCTTTGTCAAAGAAATAGAAGACGCCCTGCTCGCCGGCGAGGTGGATCTTGCCGTGCATTCAATGAAGGATGTGCCCACGGAATTGCCCGAAGGGCTGCATATCGGCATTATTCCTGTACGGGAAACACCTTTTGACGCTTTTATTTCTAACAAATACGAGTCCATCGCCGTCCTCCCCCAAGGCGCGACCATGGGAACTTCGAGCCTACGCCGTAAATCACAGCTTGCTGCCCTGCGTCCGGATCTCAACATTGTTGACCTGCGCGGGAATATCGACACCCGCCTGCGCAAGCTCGACGAGGGGCTCTACGATGCCATCATTCTTGCCGGGGCAGGATTGAACCGACTTGGAATGACTGAGCGTATCACCACCCTGCTCCCGGCCAGCGAGATGTTACCGGCAATCAGTCAGGGGGCACTTGGTATTGAGCTGCGCCAAGATGACAGTGAGCTCTTTGCAGGGTTGCAGTTTCTCCATCACCAGCCAACTGCGGTCACCGTGGCTGCGGAACGCGCCTTTCTCCTGACACTTGAGGGCGGCTGCCAGGTACCCATCGGAGCCTTTGCCACTCTCAATGAAGAGAGCGTTAGCCTCACCGGCCTCATTGCTGAGGTAAACGGCAGCCGCATTCTCACAGACACGCTCACTGGCACCGCTGCCGATGCCGCCATCCTGGGAAAAACCCTGGCGCAGCAACTGCTTGATCAGGGCGGTAAGGCTATTTTGGACGAGGTGTACCAAAATAACGCCTAA
- a CDS encoding adenylate kinase yields MNILTFGPNGSGKGTQGAIIKEKYGIDHIESGAIFREHIKGGTELGKKAKEYIDRGDLVPDEITIPMVLETLGKSKEKGWLLDGFPRSLAQAEALDKALKEADMKLDCVVEIMLDRQIAKDRIMGRRLCANDNNHPNHIAFDAIKPVEKDGKLVCRVCGGELSARADDQDEGAINKRHDIYYDETTGTMAAVNYFKNLGGAPVISVDGSKNIKEVSTDIMGQLP; encoded by the coding sequence ATGAACATCCTTACTTTCGGCCCGAACGGCAGCGGTAAAGGTACCCAAGGCGCGATCATTAAAGAAAAATATGGCATCGATCACATCGAATCCGGCGCCATCTTCCGCGAGCACATCAAAGGCGGTACCGAGTTGGGTAAAAAAGCCAAAGAATATATCGATCGTGGCGATCTCGTTCCTGACGAAATCACCATCCCCATGGTTCTTGAGACCCTGGGTAAATCTAAAGAGAAAGGTTGGCTGCTCGACGGTTTCCCCCGCTCTCTGGCCCAGGCCGAGGCTCTGGACAAAGCCCTGAAAGAAGCTGACATGAAACTGGACTGCGTTGTTGAGATCATGCTGGATCGTCAGATCGCCAAAGACCGCATCATGGGTCGCCGCCTCTGCGCCAACGACAACAACCATCCCAACCACATCGCCTTTGACGCTATTAAGCCGGTCGAGAAAGACGGCAAACTGGTTTGCCGTGTTTGTGGTGGCGAGCTGTCCGCCCGCGCCGATGATCAGGACGAGGGAGCAATCAACAAACGTCACGACATCTACTACGATGAGACCACCGGCACCATGGCTGCTGTCAACTACTTCAAAAACCTGGGCGGCGCTCCGGTTATCTCCGTTGATGGTTCCAAAAACATCAAGGAAGTTTCCACTGATATCATGGGTCAGTTGCCGTAA